The nucleotide window GCTTCGAGCTTGTAACGAAAAGATTGCTGCCGTCGAGCTGCCGATGAAAGATGACGCCAAGCGTGGTCCCGAAGCAATTCGTCTGCAGACCGCGCCTGTAATCGGCCCTGTCAGCGGCAATCAAAGCTGTCGGGCCGGATATGAAAAAGCTTACAAAGCGGGCGCGGCTTCGCAGCGTGGCTCGGGCTGGTGCCGTTGCAAAGGTCGACCGGCGGTCGTCAGAAACTGGGACGCACATCGAAAATGGGACAGCGCGACATCAGACGGCTTCTGATCATTGGAGCGCGTTGAAAAACGGGGCACCGAGTGGATCCTGGCTCAAACAGATGCTCGATGCAAACCGCGCCTGTTGGTCGCGATTGCGCCTGCGAACAAAACGCCGCGCGCGATCTGGGCGATGATGACAAGAGATCAGGAATCTCGGGATGTGCCTGTTTCGGCGCAACGCCGAAACTAAGCATTTTCGATGATGTAAGGAGGACTTCGGACAGTAAGGACTACAGACGGACAAGATCGAGGTCAGGAAAACCAGGCATTCCAGAGGGCTTCGCGCCCGCGACATATGGACCCGACCTTTGCATCGCCATACCTGCCCCGCGGCAAATTGAAGGCCGCTTCAATAGAGGCCTGCCACATGACCGCACCCGATCTCAGGTTCAAACTGTCCGAAAAGCCCTTGCATCGCCCGGGTATCCACACATGGGAGTGCGATCTCATTCAGTTTCGCAAGAAGTTCGGCAAAGCCAACGTAACGTCACTGGTGGAGCGGGTCAGTCGCTTTGCGGTCTTCCTGCGCAACAACGACCGGCAATCGAAGCCGATCATCGACGGGCTGATTGAGGTGCTCCAACCCCTGCCCCACGCCGTTCGACGCTCCATCACCTTCGACCGGGGGCACCGAGTTCAGCGAATGGCACTATCTGCAGGCTGGCATTGGAACGCAGACATGGTTCTGTGACCCGCAGTCGCCCTGGCAGAAAGGCACGGTCGAGCAATGGCCGGGTTCGCAAATAGCTTTCGAGAGAGGTGGATCCCCTGTCGATCAGCGACGGCGAGCTGAAGGACATCTGCGACCGGCTCAACTCGACACCGCGTAAGTGCTTGGGCTACCGGACGCCCGCGGAAGTCTTCCGCAAGAAACTGCTCCGCAAATGCGGCGTGTCGGATAGCGTCACACGTCACAGTTCGGCATGGACCTACACTCGAGGATTCAGCTCGACTGCCGAGTGCGTAGCGCATTGGCGTGGCGAACTGGCTCCGTGTGAAGGATCAGTCTCGTCGCGGGATTGACACGTAGCTCATTGAAGCGTGTCCCGCTCTTAGCCAAACCGCGCAAGCAACTGCACGTTTTCCAGGAGCCAGAACGAGAAGGCCGTCATCGTGCCGGTCATCATGGCGACACCCATCGCGACCATGACGCCGCCCGCGCCGACCTGCAGCGCGCGCCCAAGTTTTCGCACGGCCTTCAGGCGCCGCATCAGGTGATCGGCAAAAACCGCGGACAACAGGAACGGAACGCCGAGGCCCAGCGAATAGATGGCGAGGAGAACAATGCCCGCCGAAGCCGTTGACGAGAGCGCACTAACGGTGAGGATCGCGCCTAGCACGGGACCGATGCACGGGGTCCAGCCAAAGCCGAAGGCGAGTCCCAGCAAAAACGCACTGACCGGACGACCGCCGCGGATGCTGCCATGGAAGCGCAGATCCCGTTCGAACCAGGGCACGCGGACAAGGCCGGTCATGAACACGCCGAGGAAAATGACCATCGCGCCGCCAATGAGTGTCGCCTCGTCCCGATAAGAAGAGAGAAGCCGACTGAAGGCCGTAGTGGTCGCGCCGAGCCCCACGAAGACGGCCGAGAAGCCCAGTACGAAGCAGACGCTGAGCGACAGCGTCACGAGCCGGCCGGCAGTCGCATCACCCTGCCGGGCGAGCGCATTGCCCGAAACATACGAGATGTATCCTGGCACGAGCGGCAGGACGCAGGGCGACAGGAACGAGGCGAGCCCCGCCATGAAAGCTGTTATCAGGCCGATATTTGACATCGCCGACATCTGTATCTAAAGCCCCTGCGGCGACTTGATCAACCGCTTCATCTCGTCGGCATTGCGCGCACCCTGTACGATCTCATTGCCGACGACGAAAGAGGGCACACTAAAGAGGTGCAGGTCTCGGGCGAGCGCTCTGGTGCGCTTGATTTCCTCATCGACCGCGGTGTCTTCCATATCCTTCTTGAGCCGCTCGAGGTCGAGCCCGAGCTGAACGGCGATTTCCAAAGTTGACGTCTTGGTCACCGGGCCCGGGTGTGCCATCAGGGCCTCGTGCAACGCGAGAAACTTGCCCTGCTTCTGGCTGGCGAGCGCGGCACGGGCAGCAAAGACTGAGTCGGGGCCGAAGACGGGGTTTTGCTTGAAGACGACGCGCAGATCTCTGTCGTCCCGCTCCAATCCAGCGAGCATCTGTGCCGCCTGGCGGCAGTAGGTGCAGTTGTAATCGAAGAACTCCGCGAGGTTGGTGCTGCCCTTTGGGTTGGCTCCAACCGGCGAATCAGGATCGTTGAAGATTTCGTCGTGCCGCTGCACAATAACGGCCGCCAGCTCGTGGTCTTTCGCCGCCTGCCGAGGTGCTTCCGTCCCGTTCACGGATTCGGCGATGACTTCCGGAGTAGCGAGCACACCGCTAAGTCGCTGGTCCAGGTACCAGATTGCATATAGCAGTGAAAGGCCTGCCAGAACAAAGTAAACGGACTTCCAGCTTAGCCTCATAGCGATTTCTCCTCATTCTGGGGAGCCGCCTGGCAACGACCGCCCGTCAAACCATTGTTTTTGAACTGGCGATGAAGCGCCTGCCACCCAGAGCGGGCGATTACGATCATGATAATCTCCTATTGAAAGTCACAGTTTTTCCGACCTTCGTTATGTTGGCCACCTGGCCTTGTCCATAGTGCTGGACAGACACTCGCAAAATAGCTTGCGACGACTTCTTCTCGATCGCTAAGGATTGGGGAGAACCTCGCCGTGTCGTGCCAGACGAGGAGCGGTTCATCACCAATGGCTCTATGGCCCCATGTCGCATGCTCGACACCAAGCGTTGTTGAGCTGGCGACGAGTGTTGGGGCGGAGAAATAATCCGCGAGGTGGGTTCGGTTATCCTATTCGCTAGAGGTCTCCCGTCTCGTTGTGCCAACAGCCACCCTTTTGTCAGCAGTAGCTGACAGCAGCCTGAAGGCTACCGGCGATTTGCTCAAAGGCGATCCAGCGTGGTCTCAAGTTCTGTCGATAGAAACGTCCCCTCGACCTGGCAGCTCTCGGCACACCTGATGTGAATGCTTTCCCACCGCCTTGAGTATGGGTTACCTCACCAAAAAGATAACGCCGCCGCGGGCTCCGCGCAGCCATCGACGAAAGCCGCCCGCGCGCCACGTTCGAACGCGCTGACCAGGAGCAAGGCGGACGTCTTCGAGATCTCGTTCGAATCGCGGGTCGCTTTCCAACTGGACGACATTCCTCTGTTGCCGAGTACTCCCTTCCGCGTAATGTGTTTTTGGCGATTCAAGATTCTTGCTTGGTGAGGAGGCCAGCAATGATGGCGCGACCTCTTTCTCTGGATTTACGCCAGCGCGTCGCCGCCGCTTTGGGATGTCGGCGGCGACGGCGGTGCGGATCGGCCAGCTTGACCGGTCCGGCCGCGGTTTGGCGCCGGCCAAGATGGGGCCATGTCAAACCGATGCTGCGGGGCGCGGCGGCCGATGAGGTTCACCGCCGACTGGCGGCCAAAACCGATTGGACGGTGCGGGCGCTTGCCGCCGATCTGAAGGCGGCCGGGATCGATGTCTCTCATGACACCGTTTGGCGTTTCCTGCGCCGCGAAGGGAAGACATTTAAAAAAACGCTGATCGCCAGCGAGCAGGACAGGCCGAAGGTGGCGCGGTTCCGAAGCCGCTGGAAGACCCGTCAACATCGACTTGATCCGCACCGCCTGGTGTTCGTTGACGAAAGTGTGCTGCAGAGCAGCGGAAGGAGTTCAATATGAACTAAGAGCGTTTCGCACTGACTGGGGGTTAAGATCGAAAGGACTGCCGACGTGAGCATTCTGGTCACGGGGCCGGACGGGAGTCGTGGGGACGCTCGGCGGTAGCGTCGGATAGGTCACCTGCGGCTGGACTCCGGTGAGTGTTCGCAAGAAGGCGATGATCTTCGCAACTTCCTCAGCGCCTAGTTCAGTGCCTAGCTGGGTCGCACCCATCACAGCTACGCCCTGCTTGAGGTCCCACGCATGGCCGTAATGGAAGTGGGGGGAGCGTGATGTTCTCAGAGTCGGGACCTTGAAGACGTAGGCATCGGCCAACTTCCCTGTTACCTGAAGGCGGCCTTTGTCGTTAGGGCAAGAACTCCGAGCCAGGGTTCTCGACCACGCCAAATGGAGCGTACATGCCGCCGCCCACATTTATTCCGTTGTGGCAGGCGGAGCATCCGTCGACGCAAAGCCTGAGGCCTTCCTTCGCTTCAGCGGTGAGCGCGTTCTCATCCCCGTTTGTGTATTGGTCGAACGGCGCCTCGGGTGTGGTCAGTGTCGCCTCGAAAACGGCAACGGCCTTCACGACATTGTCGTACGTCACGGATCGGCCTCATGCGGGAAGGCTTTGCCGAACGCCTCCACATAGCCGGGAATGCCTTTGAGCTCCTCGACGGCGTGCTCAGGGGAATGGGTGCACCGACCTGCTCCTTCAGGTCAGCCGCCCGGCCGTCCCAAAACTGAGCAGTACCAAAGACGGAGTTGAGTGCAGTCGGCGCGTTGCGGCCGCCACGCTGCCGCTATAGCCTATCGAGGTGGGTCGCCCGTTAGCGCCGCCGCGCCCGATCTGATGGCAGGTGTTGCAGCTGATGTTGTGCGTTTTCCAAAGTCGCGGTTCGAAATACAGCATCTTGCTGGGCTCGAGCGTCTCGGGTGTCGCCGAATTGTGATCCAAGGCCGGCGGTTCGTTGAGAATGGCGCTGAATAACGGTCTCGCCTCATCCAGCAGATTGTGTTGCCCCTCGTTGTAGAGGCAAAAAGACGTGATCCGAGTGCCCTAGGCCGCAAACTCATAAACGGACTTTGGTAATCGGGAAGAAGATGATTCAAAGGGGCCTTGATTTGGAGGCCTTGCGTGACCCGTCGTCGTTTCGACCTGACCGATTTCGAGTGGGCGATTATTCAGCCCCTACGCCGAACAAGAGTCGCGGCGTGCCGCGGGTCGATGACCGGCGGGTGATCAACGGCATTTTGTGGCGGTTCCGCACAGGCTCGCCTTGGGCGGACGTACCGGAGCGATATGGGCCTTACACCACCTGCTACAACCGCTTCGTGCGATGGAGGAAAGCGGATGTTTGGGATCATGTCTTGCGTGAGATCGCAAAGGCCTTCGACGGCAACATCGTCATGATCGACAGTTCCTGTGTCCGCGTTCATCAGCATGCGGCCACGGGAAAAAGGGGGATCGAGACGATGGCTGCATGGGACGTTCCCGCGGCGGTCTGACCACGAAAATCCACGCGGTCGTCGACGCAGACGGCAGACCGATCAGCCTTGATCTGACAGCAGGGCAAGCCCACGACAATCGGATGGCAGAACCGATGCTGCGGGACATGCGCGAAGGCGCGATCCTCCTTGCTGACCGCGCCTACGACACCAATGCCTTGCGAGACTTGGCCAAAGAAAAACGGGCTTGGGCCAACATTCCAGCAAAACGGAACCGCAAGGCCAGCTTCCCCTTCAGCGCATGGGTCTATCGCCAACGCAATCTGATCGAGCGCTTCTTCAACAAACTCAAACAGTTCCGCGGCATCGCAACCAGATACGACAAAGACCCACGCAACTTTCTTGCTGCCGTCAAGTTAGTCGCGACACGCATCTGGATCAGGTCGTTATGAGTCTATGCCCTAGCTCGAAAGGTCCGCCCCACGCCGAGCGGAGACCGGTGACAAGACCTGTTTTCATGGAGGACATAAGAGACATAGACATGACACCCGCTGCTTTGATCGTGCACCGGTTCAGGCAATAAACATGCCGGAGCAATCTTCTCCTTGTGTTTCACGATTCCAGCACCGATCCCTCAGGCGATTATCGTCTCTACCCTCTCCCGGCGAAATTCTGCCCGGGACCGCGGAGATGCTTGCGCCCCAACACCGGGCGTAATCCACGAAGTTTACCGGTCGCCCTCGGCCGACGCGTTGTGCAACACGTCAATGTCGCATGGGTTTGTCCGATGTAGCGGCGATGTTGGCCATGGGAGACAGCTGATTCGATCGGTTTACATTGTATTTAAACGCTTTTTTCTTTGGCACGCCTATTGCTTTGAACCATTTGCAGACGCGTCACGGACCACGACAAGCGTGCGGAGAATGTCGAAATGTCAAAACAATGCTTTGTGCCGGGGCCTGGGCCCGCGCCCGGCCAGCCTACCGCAGGAGGCTCCCGATGGGGAAGAAGGAAGAGGCGGTATTTGCGAAGAAATGGTCGAGCCAATACTGCACGGGAGCTTTTGCCCTCGTGGCCGACGAGACATGCTGGGGTGTTTTCGCGTGTCCGTGCACTTGCCCTGAGTATGGTCGCGCTACAATGTGTGACGACTTCAGGAGTGGCGGCCGCGGAGGCCCTGCTTCGCGAAGCCAAGATTGCAAATTTCATGCTGAGCAACGGCATGGAGGTGGTCGTCATACCCGATCACCGGGCGCCGATCGTCAGGCAGATGGTCTGGTACAAGGCCGGTAACGCCGACGAACCACCTAGCAAATCCGGCATCGCTCATTTCCTGGAGCATCTGATGTTCGAGAGAACGAAGAAGCATCCGGCCGGCAAGCTTCCCGCAAGATCGGCGATGAGGAGAACGGCTTCACGTCTTCCGACTACACCGCCTACTATCCGATGGTTCCGCCGGAGGGCGCTCGGGACAATGATGGAATTCGAAGCTGACCGGATGCGTCATCTCGTACTCACCGACGCGGTGGTCGCGTCCGAGCGCGATGTCTTTCAGCGAGGGGCAGATGCAGGCGACCCTCGGGCGTCGATCGAAACGCCTCTCGGCGTCGAACCGAGCTCGGTGAAGCCGCATCGGCTGGAGCTGCTCGTCAAAATGGCGCACGGCTCGATGTTGCCATTCCGGCGATCGCAACGACCTACCACTGGGCGTGCAACTGTCACGGCGACTTGGCCGAAGGTGCGCCTGACAACGTATCGCCGGATTGGCCGGAGACTGCATGATGGAAAAGAGGATTTCTTCAGCAACAGATGCGATCGACGACAACAATCAGGCGCTTTCGACCAGGCGGCACGCAATCCCATCAACCGTCTCATCCGCTGCACCTTCGCAAAGCGCATTTTCGAGCTGGGCGCGGGACCAGGCTTGGTTTCCTCTATGGCCGTTCCGGCGAGTGCTGCAATTTTCTGACCTGCGCCTGCAGGAACCCTGAAGAACCGCGGAGCGATCGAAGCGTTCAATGGAACCGGCGCCAGCCACTGGATATCGATTGTCCCGCCCTGATGAGGGAGATTGGTCCGTGCCTGCGATGAAACTCGCTCCGGATGCCATGAAGGACCTGCTGCGCGGCGTGGACAAGAGTATGCGTAAGGCTTTTTGACCGATCCAGAAAGGTGCTCCTTTGAGGAATCGGCGTCAATATCTGCCCTATGCTCGTCCCGTCGCTGACGATTGCCTTTTGGGCCGCATGGGCCACGTTACGGCAATCGGCTGATGATGGTGCGTGCATTGGCGGATCACGCACGCAACTGCTCATCGCTTTTGCTGAGGACGTCTGGACGATCCTCGCGTTGCTGACCAGCCGAAGGCAATTCTTTCATGAAACGCATCGTTCCGATGATCCTTACCGTCGCCCTGTTCATGGAGGACATGGATTCGACCATCGTTTCGACATCGCTGCCCGCGATCGCCCGCGACATCGGCGTCGGGCCGATAATGCTGAACCTGGCACTGACCTCCTACATGGTGGCGCTCGCGGTCTTCATCCCCTTGAGTGGCTGGATGGCGGACCGCTTCGACGCCAAGCGCATCTTTCGGGCGGCGATCCTCGTCTTCATGCTCGGTTCGGTGCTCTGCGCGATCGCCAATAGCCTCGTTGCACTCGTCCTGTCGCGTTTCCTGCAGGGAATGGGCGGCGCCATGATGACGCCGGTCGCACGTCTCGTGCTCATCCGCGGCACTCCGCGCAGCGAACTGGTCTCGACCATGGCGATGCTCACGATCCCGGCGCTCGTTGGACCTCTGGTAGGACCGCCGCTCGGTGGCTTCATCACCACGTACTTCTCCTGGCACTGGATCTTCTTGATCAACGTGCCGGTCGGCATCGTCGGTTATGTTCTCTCCGGCGTTTACCTTCCCAAGATGGAACGGCGAAACCCACCGCCGGTGGATATCCTCGGCTTCCTGCTCGGAGGCATCACTGCTGCCGGTGTCGTCTTTGGGTGTTCAGTCATCAGCTTGCCAACCCTGCCGCCTGCAGTCGGCTTCGCCATGGCGTCAATCGGGATCGCGGCAGCGCTCCTCTACGTCTTCCACGCGCGCCGCCATCCTGCGCCGGTGCTCGACCTTCGCCTCTTCCGCGACAGCGCCTTTCGGACCGCCTCGA belongs to Sinorhizobium garamanticum and includes:
- a CDS encoding cytochrome c biogenesis CcdA family protein, which translates into the protein MSAMSNIGLITAFMAGLASFLSPCVLPLVPGYISYVSGNALARQGDATAGRLVTLSLSVCFVLGFSAVFVGLGATTTAFSRLLSSYRDEATLIGGAMVIFLGVFMTGLVRVPWFERDLRFHGSIRGGRPVSAFLLGLAFGFGWTPCIGPVLGAILTVSALSSTASAGIVLLAIYSLGLGVPFLLSAVFADHLMRRLKAVRKLGRALQVGAGGVMVAMGVAMMTGTMTAFSFWLLENVQLLARFG
- a CDS encoding DsbA family protein, which encodes MRLSWKSVYFVLAGLSLLYAIWYLDQRLSGVLATPEVIAESVNGTEAPRQAAKDHELAAVIVQRHDEIFNDPDSPVGANPKGSTNLAEFFDYNCTYCRQAAQMLAGLERDDRDLRVVFKQNPVFGPDSVFAARAALASQKQGKFLALHEALMAHPGPVTKTSTLEIAVQLGLDLERLKKDMEDTAVDEEIKRTRALARDLHLFSVPSFVVGNEIVQGARNADEMKRLIKSPQGL
- a CDS encoding cytochrome c peroxidase; translated protein: MTYDNVVKAVAVFEATLTTPEAPFDQYTNGDENALTAEAKEGLRLCVDGCSACHNGINVGGGMYAPFGVVENPGSEFLP
- a CDS encoding cytochrome c peroxidase, which encodes MLYFEPRLWKTHNISCNTCHQIGRGGANGRPTSIGYSGSVAAATRRLHSTPSLVLLSFGTAGRLT
- a CDS encoding M16 family metallopeptidase — protein: MLSNGMEVVVIPDHRAPIVRQMVWYKAGNADEPPSKSGIAHFLEHLMFERTKKHPAGKLPARSAMRRTASRLPTTPPTIRWFRRRALGTMMEFEADRMRHLVLTDAVVASERDVFQRGADAGDPRASIETPLGVEPSSVKPHRLELLVKMAHGSMLPFRRSQRPTTGRATVTATWPKVRLTTYRRIGRRLHDGKEDFFSNRCDRRQQSGAFDQAARNPINRLIRCTFAKRIFELGAGPGLVSSMAVPASAAIF
- a CDS encoding DHA2 family efflux MFS transporter permease subunit codes for the protein MKRIVPMILTVALFMEDMDSTIVSTSLPAIARDIGVGPIMLNLALTSYMVALAVFIPLSGWMADRFDAKRIFRAAILVFMLGSVLCAIANSLVALVLSRFLQGMGGAMMTPVARLVLIRGTPRSELVSTMAMLTIPALVGPLVGPPLGGFITTYFSWHWIFLINVPVGIVGYVLSGVYLPKMERRNPPPVDILGFLLGGITAAGVVFGCSVISLPTLPPAVGFAMASIGIAAALLYVFHARRHPAPVLDLRLFRDSAFRTASIGGTVFRISVGAVAFLMPQMLESGFGLNPFQSGLITFIGAVGAIATKFVARHVLTFTGFRMTVIVAAALAAGATFANSFITPGTPYVVMLCILLVAGLARSFFFTSVNALSFAEIEDADASKATSMSAVLQQISYALGVAVAGAILEIDTAIKGGPLALEDFHVAFMIIAVGNLLAAIPFVTMAKNAGASVSGHGLAMREGETTGDK